From the genome of Patagioenas fasciata isolate bPatFas1 chromosome 17, bPatFas1.hap1, whole genome shotgun sequence, one region includes:
- the RITA1 gene encoding RBPJ-interacting and tubulin-associated protein 1, whose amino-acid sequence MSVAAAEARAGGGRGRGGSVPAPPRAAMRAAGPAPGGASAPAPQLPRGSRGRGRAVRRARASFVDESLFGSPGTRPAPPGFAPPWAVSVPEASGGGPRPRSRCRLRSHTPSFCDESLFGAKPEGPAWAAPWMRKEDVAKLHVLLWSPPPASRHQPSPSPRARETPVRAVHPCTAASPAPAACDAGRKDNSCLWERPKSGSGSENRGAPRRGRSQSLSRLNSPSDGLCPASDNPKTGRYKNQSPLTAPATPRAPLMRRRSKSVCGPPLARSSTAAGGCKPRPPWK is encoded by the exons ATGTCGGTAGCGGCGGCGGAAGCACGTGCGGGGGGCGGGCGCGGAAGGGGCGGGTCtgtcccggccccgccccgggcgGCcatgcgggcggcggggccggcaccGGGAGGCGCCTCCGCTCCCGCCCCGCAGCTGCCGCGGGGGAGCCGGGGCCGAGGCCGAGCCGTCCGCCGGGCCCGGGCGTCCTTCGTGGACGAGTCGCTGTTCGGCAGCCCGGGGACGCGCCCGGCGCCGCCCGGCTTCGCTCCTCCCTGGGCGGTGTCGGTGCCGGAGGCCTCTGGGGGCGGCCCCCGACCGAGGAGTAGGTGCAG GTTGAGAAGTCACACTCCGTCCTTCTGCGACGAGTCCCTGTTTGGTGCCAAGCCCGAGGGTCCGGCCTGGGCAGCTCCATGGATGAGGAAGGAAGATGTGGCCAAGCTCCACGTGCTGCTCTGGAGCCCCCCGCCCGCCTCCCGACACCAGCCCAGCCCTTCCCCCCGTGCCCGGGAAACACCGGTGAGAGCCGTCCACCCATGCACCGCGGCGTCCCCCGCACCGGCAGCTTGTGACGCGGGCCGTAAGGACAACTCCTGCCTTTGGGAGCGTCCCAAGAGCGGTTCAGGCTCTGAAAACCGTGGTGCTCCCCGCAGAGGGCGTTCGCAGTCTCTCAGTCGGCTGAATTCCCCCTCAGACGGGCTCTGCCCAGCTTCAGACAATCCCAAGACGGGCAGGTATAAAAACCAGAGCCCGCTGACAGCCCCTGCCACCCCCCGGGCCCCTCTGATGAGGCGGCGGTCAAAAAGCGTGTGCGGACCCCCCTTGGCCAGGAGCTCCACAGCAGCGGGTGGCTGCAAACCCAGGCCACCCTGGAAGTGA